Proteins from a genomic interval of Gemmatimonas sp.:
- a CDS encoding DUF4147 domain-containing protein: MNSSQHPRALLAALYRAAVQGAAPFPRTRDAVGAWFDARPSLSAQAPVYVIALGKAAPAMMAGALDALDQRGRTVHGGLVVAAHEPKRNDVGGDLPARIRLMVGDHPVPGPASLDAADAIDDLAHSIDDGSIVLVLLSGGTTALCAAPIATLSQEVGDADRAQSHLANLAETLLESGLAIHEMNAIRRRVLRWGAGRLAVSLVQHGAEHVPVFAISDVIGDDPAVIGSGPCTADPLDDATFLALLDAHDMRSRVERVMGTVLGLEGASNPPRVPATDHAAFTRVGYTLVARNADAVQALAHEARALGIAQVVVQQVPLEGDAAQLGDQLARLALQAAPDVHGDTLLVCGGEPVVNLRETADRAMSRNEDESLEVPWSDEPLRGGRMQVLALSAALALEEAAAYGDPRSWKISILAAGTDGRDGPTDAAGAIVDAAVPALARRAGRVPEDDLSTGRSWFPLDAAEALLRPGPTGTNVMDVVALYIRG, translated from the coding sequence GTGAATTCTTCGCAGCATCCCCGCGCCCTGCTGGCGGCACTCTATCGTGCCGCGGTGCAGGGCGCGGCGCCGTTTCCGCGTACACGCGACGCGGTGGGCGCGTGGTTCGACGCCCGTCCGTCACTGTCCGCACAGGCCCCGGTGTACGTGATTGCGCTGGGGAAAGCCGCACCGGCGATGATGGCCGGCGCCCTCGACGCGCTCGATCAGCGCGGGCGCACGGTACACGGCGGCCTCGTGGTCGCCGCGCACGAACCGAAGCGCAATGATGTGGGTGGTGACCTGCCGGCCCGCATCCGGCTCATGGTCGGTGATCATCCGGTTCCCGGTCCTGCGTCGCTCGACGCCGCCGACGCGATCGATGATCTCGCCCACAGCATCGACGACGGCAGTATCGTACTCGTGTTGCTATCCGGTGGCACCACCGCCCTCTGTGCCGCGCCGATCGCGACCCTGTCGCAGGAAGTGGGCGATGCCGATCGCGCGCAGTCGCATCTGGCCAACCTCGCCGAGACCCTGCTCGAGTCGGGGCTCGCCATTCACGAGATGAACGCGATCCGACGTCGGGTGCTGCGATGGGGTGCCGGCCGTCTTGCGGTCAGTCTCGTGCAGCACGGGGCCGAACATGTGCCGGTGTTCGCGATCTCCGATGTGATCGGCGACGATCCGGCCGTGATCGGCTCGGGTCCCTGCACCGCCGATCCGCTGGACGACGCCACATTCCTGGCGCTGCTCGACGCGCACGATATGCGTTCGCGCGTGGAGCGTGTGATGGGCACAGTGTTGGGCCTTGAAGGCGCCAGCAATCCACCCCGCGTGCCGGCCACGGATCATGCCGCGTTCACGCGCGTGGGCTACACCTTGGTGGCACGCAACGCCGATGCGGTGCAGGCCCTCGCGCACGAGGCGCGCGCGCTCGGCATCGCGCAGGTGGTGGTCCAACAGGTGCCGCTCGAGGGCGACGCCGCGCAATTGGGCGATCAGCTGGCGCGACTGGCGCTGCAGGCGGCCCCCGACGTGCACGGCGATACGCTGCTCGTGTGCGGCGGCGAGCCGGTAGTGAATTTGCGCGAAACGGCCGATCGGGCGATGTCGCGCAATGAAGACGAATCGCTGGAGGTGCCGTGGTCGGACGAACCCCTGCGCGGCGGTCGGATGCAGGTGCTCGCCCTGTCGGCCGCGCTGGCCCTCGAGGAAGCAGCCGCCTACGGCGACCCGCGCTCGTGGAAAATCAGCATCTTGGCGGCCGGCACTGACGGGCGTGACGGTCCGACCGACGCCGCCGGCGCCATTGTCGACGCCGCGGTGCCCGCCCTGGCCCGCCGCGCCGGCCGGGTACCCGAAGACGACCTCAGTACCGGCCGTTCGTGGTTTCCGCTCGATGCGGCCGAGGCGCTGCTTCGCCCCGGCCCCACCGGCACCAACGTCATGGACGTCGTGGCGCTGTATATCCGCGGTTAA
- a CDS encoding peroxiredoxin family protein has translation MSIRSRAARFVALLALAALAPSIADAQAAPAAALTPLKVGEMAPDFTVTVVTADGVAKKPFKLSEHKGETVVLAFFPKARTSGCTVQMESYRDKYAQTFQSGKKVTLVGVSIDTDTALIAWAKDAKFQFHFAADTDRKVGVAYSANTGTGYHKRTLYVIDPSGKISYVTASFNQMSADAYTELGAAISHAGGSH, from the coding sequence ATGTCCATTCGCTCACGTGCCGCTCGTTTCGTCGCACTGCTCGCTCTCGCCGCACTCGCTCCGTCCATCGCTGATGCGCAGGCTGCGCCCGCCGCTGCACTCACGCCGCTCAAGGTCGGCGAGATGGCGCCTGACTTTACGGTGACCGTCGTCACGGCGGACGGCGTCGCCAAGAAGCCGTTCAAGCTTTCCGAGCACAAGGGCGAGACCGTCGTGCTGGCCTTCTTCCCGAAGGCGCGCACCAGCGGCTGCACGGTGCAGATGGAATCGTATCGCGACAAGTACGCGCAGACGTTTCAGAGCGGTAAGAAGGTCACGCTCGTGGGCGTCAGCATCGATACGGACACGGCACTCATCGCGTGGGCCAAGGACGCGAAGTTTCAGTTCCATTTCGCGGCGGACACCGATCGCAAGGTTGGCGTGGCGTACAGCGCCAACACGGGCACCGGCTACCACAAGCGCACGCTGTACGTGATCGATCCGTCGGGCAAGATCTCGTACGTGACCGCGTCGTTCAACCAGATGTCGGCTGATGCCTACACCGAGCTCGGCGCCGCGATCTCGCACGCCGGCGGCTCGCACTGA
- a CDS encoding glycine zipper domain-containing protein, giving the protein MTQIRTRMRHVSLLLAPLAFGVLTACGGADQRLDEQLKADLAAAAQAPGARGQFASPAELGYPQGYAPQYPGQYPAQYGYPQPGYPQGYPPAAYPPQYPAPQPQTRVVYVPQQSSVRRTSSTGSGGGSTGSSGTRSGTQPANTQKGAIIGAATGAAIGVATSRDKVKGGAIGALGGAVLGGIIGHQIKKP; this is encoded by the coding sequence ATGACTCAAATCCGTACGCGCATGCGTCACGTCTCGTTGCTGCTCGCCCCACTCGCCTTTGGCGTGCTGACGGCCTGCGGTGGAGCCGACCAGCGGCTCGACGAGCAACTGAAGGCCGATCTGGCCGCCGCCGCGCAGGCGCCTGGCGCGCGAGGTCAGTTCGCGAGTCCGGCGGAGTTGGGCTATCCGCAAGGGTATGCTCCACAGTATCCAGGTCAGTATCCAGCGCAGTATGGCTATCCGCAGCCTGGGTACCCGCAGGGCTACCCGCCGGCAGCGTATCCGCCGCAGTATCCCGCGCCGCAGCCGCAGACGCGGGTGGTTTATGTGCCGCAGCAGTCGTCGGTTCGACGGACGAGTAGCACCGGGAGCGGTGGTGGCTCGACCGGAAGTTCGGGAACGCGGTCGGGTACGCAGCCGGCCAATACACAGAAGGGCGCCATCATTGGCGCGGCCACGGGTGCGGCGATCGGTGTTGCCACGTCGCGTGACAAGGTGAAGGGTGGAGCGATCGGTGCCTTGGGGGGCGCCGTGTTGGGCGGCATCATTGGTCATCAGATCAAGAAGCCGTAG
- a CDS encoding RNA polymerase sigma factor, with protein MGCCTPMTDAELVVRTRAGDPDAFGTLVSRYYDACWRFAYHMLGERADAEDVVQDSFLRAYLAIGRYDERDQFRGWLFRILTNQCRNALTSRGRRTRRFVQDEIALENAPAPPLGLATGVEDAALVHALGQLDPLQREALLLKYAEGLEYGEMSAMTGAGESALKMRVKRGSERLRALLGRSLD; from the coding sequence ATGGGCTGTTGTACACCGATGACTGACGCGGAGCTGGTCGTTCGGACCCGCGCTGGTGACCCCGACGCCTTTGGGACTCTGGTGTCGAGGTATTACGACGCGTGCTGGCGTTTCGCGTACCACATGCTGGGGGAGCGAGCAGATGCGGAGGACGTGGTTCAGGACTCCTTCTTGCGCGCGTACCTCGCCATCGGTCGGTACGACGAGCGCGATCAGTTCCGCGGGTGGCTCTTTCGCATTCTGACCAACCAGTGCCGCAACGCCCTTACCTCCCGCGGTCGTCGCACGCGTCGGTTCGTGCAAGACGAAATCGCTCTTGAGAACGCGCCGGCCCCTCCCCTTGGGCTCGCGACCGGCGTCGAAGACGCCGCGCTCGTGCATGCACTCGGCCAGCTCGACCCGCTCCAGCGGGAAGCGCTGTTGCTCAAGTACGCCGAGGGGCTGGAGTACGGCGAGATGTCGGCGATGACCGGCGCCGGCGAATCGGCGCTCAAGATGCGCGTGAAGCGAGGCAGCGAGCGGCTGCGCGCCCTGCTCGGGAGGTCGCTTGACTAG
- a CDS encoding carbon-nitrogen hydrolase, producing the protein MANIVNIGVIQDTASDDLAANVTRAVARVREAAARGAQIICLQELFNAPYFCKSVKPERFDIAEPADGPTVHKFQALAKELDVVIVVPFYEREAAGLYRNSATVIDADGSVLGTYRKMHIPHDPLFEEKYYFAPGDVTADLRHEAHPGISGFRVWRTKYADIGVLICWDQWYPEAARITALLGAQVLFYPTAIAWHPGEKATFGDAQVDAWRTAQRAHAIANGVFVASPNRVGFEPEPGTDGLEFFGQSFIADPFGRYLAQADTEPEILVATCDLGLIEETRRNWPFLRDRRIDAYGPITQRWLAGR; encoded by the coding sequence ATGGCCAACATCGTGAACATCGGTGTCATTCAGGACACCGCCTCGGATGATCTCGCAGCCAACGTGACGCGTGCGGTCGCGCGTGTGCGCGAAGCCGCCGCACGTGGTGCGCAGATCATCTGTTTGCAGGAGCTCTTCAATGCGCCGTACTTCTGCAAGAGCGTAAAGCCCGAGCGGTTCGACATCGCCGAGCCGGCCGACGGACCGACGGTGCACAAGTTCCAGGCGCTCGCGAAGGAACTCGACGTCGTGATCGTCGTTCCGTTTTACGAGCGCGAGGCGGCCGGGCTGTATCGCAATTCCGCCACGGTGATCGATGCCGACGGCAGCGTGCTCGGGACGTATCGCAAGATGCACATCCCGCACGATCCGCTCTTCGAAGAGAAGTACTACTTCGCCCCCGGCGACGTCACGGCGGATCTGCGCCACGAAGCGCATCCCGGCATCAGTGGCTTCCGCGTATGGCGCACAAAGTATGCGGATATCGGCGTGCTGATCTGCTGGGATCAGTGGTACCCGGAAGCCGCGCGCATCACGGCGTTGCTTGGCGCGCAGGTGCTGTTCTATCCTACGGCCATCGCCTGGCATCCGGGCGAGAAGGCCACGTTTGGCGACGCGCAGGTCGATGCGTGGCGCACGGCGCAGCGCGCGCACGCGATCGCCAACGGCGTGTTCGTGGCGTCGCCGAACCGCGTCGGCTTCGAGCCCGAGCCCGGCACCGACGGTCTCGAGTTCTTCGGCCAGTCATTCATCGCCGATCCGTTCGGTCGGTATCTCGCGCAGGCGGACACGGAGCCGGAGATTCTCGTCGCGACGTGCGACCTCGGCCTGATCGAGGAGACGCGTCGCAATTGGCCATTCCTGCGCGATCGCCGCATCGACGCCTACGGGCCGATCACGCAGCGTTGGCTGGCCGGTCGTTGA
- a CDS encoding agmatine deiminase family protein, translated as MSRRIELSALGPVRMPAEWERHDATWIGWPTHEPDWPGKFAPIPWVYAEIVRALAPYERVEILCQNDAVCDEARAALTMHGVDAGQYRLHVQATDRVWLRDSGPTGVQRADGSVALVHWGFDAWSKYDNYALDVQVPEAVARVTSLPRVEAMRHDNGQRLILEGGGIETDGLGTMLVTEEWLLSDVQVRNPGFTRADYERAFHTYLGITHTIWLGEGCVGDDTHGHVDDIARFVSPGVVVLAHEDDPADENHARSLDNLHRLQRATDARGEPIRVVTLPYPRAVIMDGTRLPASYANFYIANGVCIVPTFNDPNDRIALNILAALLPDHRIVGIHAVDLVWGLGTLHCLSQQQPAAATVSVAS; from the coding sequence TTGAGTCGCCGCATCGAGTTGTCCGCACTCGGTCCCGTGCGGATGCCTGCCGAATGGGAGCGTCACGACGCGACGTGGATCGGGTGGCCCACGCACGAACCCGACTGGCCCGGCAAGTTCGCGCCGATCCCGTGGGTGTATGCCGAAATCGTGCGGGCGCTCGCGCCGTACGAGCGTGTGGAGATTCTCTGTCAGAACGACGCGGTGTGCGACGAAGCACGTGCCGCGCTCACAATGCACGGCGTGGATGCCGGGCAGTATCGGTTGCATGTGCAGGCCACGGACCGCGTGTGGCTGCGCGACTCGGGACCGACCGGCGTGCAGCGCGCTGACGGCAGCGTGGCGCTCGTGCACTGGGGCTTCGACGCGTGGAGCAAGTACGACAACTATGCGCTCGACGTGCAGGTGCCGGAGGCGGTGGCGCGAGTGACGTCGCTGCCGCGTGTGGAGGCGATGCGTCACGACAACGGACAGCGCCTGATTCTCGAAGGCGGCGGCATCGAGACCGATGGACTCGGCACGATGCTGGTGACGGAAGAGTGGTTGCTGTCGGATGTGCAGGTGCGCAATCCGGGCTTCACGCGCGCCGACTACGAGCGCGCGTTTCACACGTACCTGGGCATCACGCACACCATCTGGCTGGGCGAGGGATGCGTGGGCGACGATACGCACGGACACGTGGACGACATCGCGCGCTTCGTGTCGCCGGGCGTGGTGGTGCTGGCGCATGAAGACGATCCCGCTGACGAGAATCACGCGCGGTCACTCGACAACCTGCACCGCTTGCAGCGCGCGACGGATGCGCGCGGCGAACCGATTCGGGTGGTCACACTGCCGTATCCGCGCGCCGTCATCATGGACGGGACGCGCTTGCCGGCCAGCTACGCCAACTTCTACATCGCCAACGGCGTATGCATCGTGCCCACATTCAACGATCCGAACGATCGCATCGCGTTGAACATTTTGGCGGCGCTGCTGCCTGATCATCGCATCGTGGGCATTCACGCGGTGGATCTGGTGTGGGGCCTGGGTACGCTGCATTGCCTGAGTCAGCAACAGCCTGCCGCCGCCACGGTGTCGGTGGCCTCGTGA
- the acnA gene encoding aconitate hydratase AcnA yields the protein MSHPNSFGSRSTLVVGDRQYAYFNLGALDALSGSTAPTLPFSLRVLLENLLRGEDGAFVKRADVEALARWNVKAAVDKEIAFRTARVLLQDFTGVPCVVDLAAMRDAMVALGGDPTKINPLQPVDLVIDHSVQVDEYGTEASLLINTELEFERNLERYQFLKWGQTALHNFRVVPPGTGICHQVNLEYLGQVVFTAKDGTETLAYCDSLVGTDSHTTMINGLGVMGWGVGGIEAEAAMLGQPVSMLIPEVVGFKLHGKLPAGATATDLVLTCTEMLRKKKVVGKFVEFYGTGLSSLALADRATIANMAPEYGATMGFFPVDEETLKYLRLSGRSDEQVALVEAYTKAQGLFRTDATPDPVFTDTLELDLSTVVPSLAGPKRPQDRVPLSQSKAMYREALAAQRAANGAASATAAATMVAEGGPVESAGVVVEYRDQTFTLSDGHVVIAAITSCTNTSNPSVMLAAGLLAQKAVKLGLKTKPWVKTSLAPGSKVATDYFVKAGVMESLNALGFNVVGYGCTTCIGNSGPLPTVISEAIDEGKLNVAAVLSGNRNFEGRVNPQTRFNYLASPPLVVAFALAGRMDIDMATEPLGVGTDGPVFLRDIWPSAQEVEDTILSSVKREQFTTQYANAFLGDKYWQAIEASTGARYGWQADSTYVQNPPYFEGMTMTPPGIRPINSARVLGMFGDSITTDHISPAGSIAGASPAGKYLLSLGVEKKDFNSYGARRGNHQVMMRGTFANIRLKNELTGGKEGWWTTDAPGAEPEALYDVAMARQEAGVAQIVIAGKEYGTGSSRDWAAKGTMLLGVRSVIAESFERIHRSNLVGMGVLPLEFVNGETRQSLGLTGFETYDIVGLDDTLTPRATLTVKATSADGSVKTFSARCRIDTPEEMQYYKNGGILPYVLRSLIGK from the coding sequence ATGTCGCATCCCAATTCGTTCGGCAGCCGCTCCACCTTGGTCGTGGGCGACCGTCAGTACGCGTACTTCAACCTCGGCGCCCTCGATGCGCTTTCGGGGAGTACGGCCCCCACCCTCCCGTTCTCGCTGCGCGTGCTGCTCGAGAACCTGCTCCGCGGTGAAGACGGCGCCTTCGTGAAGCGCGCCGATGTCGAGGCGCTGGCCCGCTGGAATGTGAAGGCCGCCGTCGACAAGGAGATCGCGTTCCGCACCGCCCGCGTGCTGCTGCAGGACTTCACCGGCGTCCCCTGCGTCGTCGACCTGGCCGCCATGCGCGACGCCATGGTTGCCCTCGGCGGCGACCCGACCAAGATCAACCCGCTCCAGCCCGTCGACCTCGTGATCGACCACTCGGTGCAGGTCGACGAGTACGGCACCGAAGCCTCGCTGCTGATCAACACGGAACTCGAGTTCGAGCGCAATCTCGAGCGCTATCAGTTCCTGAAATGGGGCCAGACCGCGCTCCACAATTTCCGCGTGGTTCCGCCGGGCACGGGCATCTGCCACCAGGTCAATCTCGAGTACCTGGGCCAGGTGGTGTTCACGGCGAAGGATGGCACCGAGACGCTGGCCTACTGCGACTCGCTGGTGGGCACCGACTCGCACACCACGATGATCAACGGCCTGGGCGTGATGGGCTGGGGCGTGGGTGGCATCGAAGCCGAGGCCGCCATGCTGGGGCAGCCGGTGAGCATGCTGATTCCGGAAGTGGTGGGCTTCAAGCTGCACGGCAAGCTGCCGGCCGGCGCCACCGCCACCGACCTGGTGCTCACCTGCACCGAAATGCTCCGCAAGAAGAAAGTCGTGGGCAAGTTCGTGGAGTTCTACGGCACCGGTCTCTCCAGCCTCGCGCTGGCCGACCGCGCCACGATCGCCAACATGGCTCCGGAGTACGGCGCCACGATGGGCTTCTTCCCGGTGGACGAAGAGACGCTCAAGTATCTGCGCCTCTCGGGACGCAGCGACGAGCAGGTCGCGCTGGTGGAAGCGTACACGAAGGCGCAGGGTCTTTTCCGCACCGACGCCACGCCGGATCCCGTGTTCACCGATACGCTCGAGCTCGACCTGAGCACGGTGGTGCCCAGCCTAGCCGGTCCGAAGCGTCCGCAGGATCGTGTGCCGCTCTCGCAGAGCAAGGCGATGTATCGTGAGGCGCTCGCCGCGCAGCGCGCTGCCAATGGCGCCGCGAGCGCGACGGCCGCCGCAACCATGGTGGCCGAAGGCGGTCCGGTCGAGTCAGCAGGCGTGGTGGTTGAGTATCGCGACCAGACGTTCACGCTGTCCGATGGGCATGTGGTGATCGCCGCCATCACGAGCTGCACCAACACGTCCAACCCGAGCGTGATGCTCGCCGCCGGCTTGCTGGCGCAGAAGGCCGTGAAGCTCGGCCTCAAGACCAAGCCGTGGGTGAAGACGTCGCTGGCGCCGGGCTCCAAGGTGGCCACCGATTACTTCGTCAAGGCCGGCGTGATGGAGTCGCTCAACGCGCTCGGCTTCAACGTGGTCGGCTACGGCTGCACGACGTGTATCGGCAACTCCGGTCCGCTGCCGACGGTGATCAGCGAAGCGATCGACGAGGGCAAGCTGAATGTTGCCGCCGTGCTGTCGGGCAACCGCAACTTCGAAGGTCGCGTGAATCCGCAGACGCGCTTCAACTATCTCGCGTCGCCGCCGCTGGTCGTAGCGTTCGCGCTGGCCGGCCGCATGGATATCGACATGGCCACCGAGCCGCTCGGTGTCGGCACCGATGGTCCGGTGTTCCTGCGCGACATCTGGCCGTCGGCACAGGAAGTGGAAGACACGATTCTCTCCAGTGTGAAGCGTGAGCAGTTCACCACGCAGTACGCCAACGCGTTCCTCGGTGACAAGTACTGGCAGGCGATCGAAGCCAGCACCGGCGCGCGCTACGGTTGGCAGGCCGACTCCACGTACGTGCAGAACCCGCCGTACTTCGAGGGCATGACGATGACGCCGCCGGGCATTCGCCCGATCAACAGCGCGCGCGTGCTCGGCATGTTCGGCGACTCGATCACTACGGACCACATCTCGCCGGCCGGTTCGATTGCCGGTGCGAGCCCGGCCGGCAAGTATTTGCTGTCGCTCGGCGTGGAGAAGAAGGATTTCAATTCGTACGGCGCACGTCGCGGCAATCACCAGGTGATGATGCGCGGCACGTTCGCGAACATCCGTCTCAAGAACGAACTCACCGGCGGCAAGGAAGGCTGGTGGACGACCGATGCGCCGGGCGCCGAGCCGGAAGCGCTATACGATGTGGCGATGGCGCGTCAGGAAGCGGGCGTCGCGCAGATCGTGATCGCCGGCAAGGAGTACGGCACCGGTTCGTCGCGCGACTGGGCGGCCAAGGGCACGATGCTCTTGGGCGTGCGGTCGGTGATCGCCGAGAGCTTCGAGCGCATTCATCGCAGCAACCTGGTGGGCATGGGTGTGCTGCCGCTCGAATTCGTGAACGGCGAAACGCGTCAGTCGCTGGGGCTCACGGGCTTCGAGACGTACGACATCGTGGGACTCGACGACACGCTCACGCCGCGGGCCACGCTCACGGTGAAGGCCACCTCGGCGGATGGCTCGGTGAAGACGTTCAGCGCGCGTTGCCGCATCGATACGCCGGAAGAAATGCAGTACTACAAGAACGGCGGGATCCTGCCGTATGTGCTGCGGAGCCTCATCGGGAAGTGA
- a CDS encoding TetR/AcrR family transcriptional regulator: MPVKRAPRPIARIATDESLPVANAPVAKAPVAPLPIVDAEAPDAYRRRPRQSRGQARVELLLEAAASVIAEHGLQAATAEAIALRARTAKGSLYQFFPNRDAVLAALALRYADEMRAIHERAFPIDPHGLPLDRLIDRIVKPLAEFHDTHPAFRRVFATVEGPGDDTRSAPTRLRAQLFESFVDRLDVLFAARNPKLATRDRRRIALVAASLGQSLLARRGRAVAAEKKPLLDDLRRILLAYLQPVLEPPVVKTKREPKGEAKPAPKKR; the protein is encoded by the coding sequence ATGCCCGTCAAACGTGCGCCCCGTCCCATCGCTCGCATCGCCACCGACGAGTCGTTGCCGGTCGCCAACGCTCCGGTCGCCAAGGCGCCGGTCGCCCCATTACCGATCGTCGACGCCGAAGCGCCCGATGCGTATCGGCGGCGACCTCGACAGTCGCGCGGGCAGGCGCGGGTGGAACTACTACTCGAGGCGGCGGCCTCCGTGATCGCCGAGCACGGTCTGCAAGCCGCGACCGCTGAAGCGATCGCCCTCCGCGCGCGCACCGCGAAGGGTTCGCTGTACCAGTTCTTCCCTAACCGCGATGCCGTGCTGGCGGCGCTCGCACTGCGCTACGCCGACGAAATGCGCGCCATTCATGAGCGCGCCTTTCCCATCGATCCGCACGGCTTGCCCCTCGATCGTCTGATCGATCGCATCGTAAAGCCGCTCGCCGAATTTCACGATACGCACCCCGCGTTTCGTCGCGTCTTCGCCACTGTGGAAGGCCCGGGCGACGACACCCGTTCGGCGCCGACCCGCCTGCGGGCGCAGTTGTTCGAGTCGTTCGTCGACCGGCTCGACGTGCTCTTCGCGGCGCGGAACCCGAAGCTCGCCACCCGTGATCGACGCCGCATTGCGCTTGTGGCCGCTTCGCTGGGGCAGTCGTTGCTGGCCCGTCGTGGACGCGCTGTGGCCGCCGAGAAGAAACCGTTGCTCGACGACTTGCGGCGCATTCTCTTGGCCTACCTGCAGCCGGTGCTCGAGCCCCCCGTGGTCAAGACCAAGCGTGAGCCGAAGGGTGAGGCAAAGCCGGCACCGAAAAAACGGTGA
- a CDS encoding diacylglycerol kinase family protein, translating into MTAPIVLLVNPAAGRGRAARVARAASDALHTAGLRVELRETRARGDEARIAADASIAGARALAVVGGDGAVSHAVRGLLAGEAGGGGRVPLAIFAAGTGNDFAKSLAVPVHHVARMAAHIAAGATHTVDVGFVNDVPFVNAAGFGFDVEVLERMRTPGVLRGTAAYVSTALGALFGYRGFRANMASDSAIMSRTLMTVFANGRCFGGAFRIAPDAELDDGALDCVTIRDVAPWARVPLFARAIRGTHLTSPHVSFHRDRHFLLHFEKPPMFETDGELQQAATCDITVNVRAGALTVIA; encoded by the coding sequence ATGACCGCACCCATCGTGTTGTTGGTGAATCCTGCCGCCGGCCGCGGACGCGCGGCGCGTGTCGCGCGCGCCGCATCCGACGCGCTGCACACGGCTGGTCTTCGCGTGGAACTGCGCGAAACCCGCGCTCGTGGCGACGAAGCACGCATCGCCGCCGACGCGAGTATTGCCGGCGCCCGCGCCCTCGCCGTGGTAGGTGGCGACGGCGCGGTCAGTCATGCAGTGCGCGGGTTGCTCGCGGGCGAAGCAGGTGGCGGCGGGCGCGTGCCGCTGGCCATCTTCGCCGCCGGTACGGGCAATGATTTCGCGAAGTCGCTCGCCGTGCCGGTGCACCACGTGGCGCGCATGGCCGCGCACATCGCCGCCGGCGCCACGCATACGGTAGACGTGGGCTTCGTGAATGACGTCCCGTTCGTGAATGCCGCCGGTTTCGGATTCGACGTGGAAGTGCTGGAACGCATGCGCACACCGGGCGTACTGCGCGGCACCGCGGCGTACGTCAGCACCGCGCTCGGCGCATTGTTCGGCTACCGCGGCTTCCGCGCCAACATGGCGAGCGACTCGGCCATCATGAGCCGAACGCTCATGACGGTGTTCGCCAACGGCCGCTGTTTCGGCGGTGCGTTCCGTATCGCGCCCGACGCGGAACTCGATGACGGCGCGCTCGATTGCGTCACCATTCGCGATGTTGCGCCCTGGGCGAGGGTGCCGTTGTTCGCCCGCGCGATCCGTGGTACGCATCTCACGTCGCCGCATGTGTCATTCCATCGCGACCGTCACTTTCTCCTGCACTTCGAGAAGCCGCCGATGTTCGAGACTGACGGAGAATTGCAGCAGGCGGCGACCTGCGACATCACCGTGAACGTCCGCGCCGGCGCACTCACCGTCATTGCCTAG
- a CDS encoding isoamylase early set domain-containing protein — MTSAHSGGPNEPNDLDLSSFTDDATLVARLRASYARVPATDAAQIARCTTAVLAEAMHAPTRRFGGALRPRWWWGATAAAVLVVSVMRPWRPEVAVQRAGSAFAGAAPAAGPVGTTAESGDAIRFDLTLPSSAQGVALVGDFNGWDEHATPMIRRSPDGAWTARVPLPPGRHVYAFVIDGRTWLVDPLAPQVPDEGYGPANAVVVDGPQ; from the coding sequence TTGACTAGCGCGCACTCAGGCGGGCCGAACGAGCCCAACGATCTCGACCTCAGCTCGTTCACGGACGACGCCACCTTGGTGGCCCGCCTCAGGGCGTCGTACGCCCGCGTCCCTGCCACGGATGCCGCCCAGATAGCCCGCTGTACGACCGCGGTACTGGCCGAAGCCATGCACGCTCCCACCCGTCGGTTCGGCGGCGCGCTGCGCCCTCGATGGTGGTGGGGCGCCACGGCGGCGGCGGTGTTGGTCGTGAGCGTCATGCGTCCGTGGCGGCCCGAAGTCGCCGTCCAGCGCGCCGGCAGTGCATTCGCGGGTGCCGCGCCGGCAGCGGGCCCGGTAGGCACGACGGCGGAAAGCGGCGACGCGATCCGCTTCGACCTCACGCTGCCGAGCTCCGCTCAGGGCGTCGCGCTGGTCGGTGACTTCAACGGCTGGGACGAGCACGCCACGCCGATGATCCGCCGTAGTCCCGACGGGGCATGGACGGCGAGGGTACCGTTGCCGCCCGGCCGTCATGTGTATGCCTTCGTGATCGACGGGCGCACCTGGCTCGTTGATCCGCTGGCGCCGCAGGTGCCCGACGAGGGGTATGGCCCGGCCAACGCCGTCGTCGTGGACGGCCCGCAATGA